One genomic segment of Flagellimonas marinaquae includes these proteins:
- a CDS encoding RteC domain-containing protein, which yields MKYQKLLSEFEGQLEALESGNGDILYKAEKGIVLVEKCIHKLQKQIVGKDFETQADEIYFFKHVKPQIFSKLIYYIRLFSIESKRPRGKDVAQVKYLQQQIDKLQTFFNDNLEFYNYYRRGAMSMDEQYFVRGNRDLRMPLESFHFLIDDQFSTCQDGTVATIMAYDMLIVYLRKEVDDLNNNMEPTKNTPMEKPSKLFWTGSKTDLIELLYALHTSKYINGGTVDIKELASHFEYFYNVDLGNYYHTFIDIRSRKSSRTRFLERLIEMLNQRMESLEE from the coding sequence ATGAAATATCAAAAACTGTTATCAGAATTTGAGGGCCAGTTGGAGGCCTTGGAAAGTGGGAACGGCGATATCCTTTACAAAGCGGAGAAGGGCATCGTACTGGTGGAGAAGTGCATTCATAAACTGCAAAAGCAGATTGTGGGCAAGGACTTTGAGACACAGGCGGATGAGATCTATTTCTTCAAGCATGTCAAGCCGCAGATCTTTAGCAAGCTCATCTATTACATCCGCCTCTTCAGTATAGAGAGCAAACGCCCGCGGGGAAAGGATGTGGCCCAGGTCAAATACCTACAGCAACAGATCGATAAGCTGCAGACCTTCTTCAACGACAACTTGGAATTCTATAACTATTACCGGCGTGGGGCCATGTCCATGGACGAGCAGTATTTTGTCCGGGGCAACCGGGACCTGCGCATGCCCCTGGAATCCTTTCACTTTTTGATCGATGACCAGTTCTCCACCTGTCAGGACGGCACGGTGGCCACCATCATGGCCTATGACATGCTCATCGTGTACCTGAGAAAGGAAGTGGACGATCTGAACAACAATATGGAACCTACAAAGAACACACCTATGGAAAAACCATCAAAATTATTTTGGACCGGGAGCAAGACGGACCTGATCGAGCTCCTCTATGCCCTTCACACCAGTAAATACATCAATGGGGGGACCGTTGACATCAAGGAACTGGCCTCCCATTTCGAATACTTCTACAATGTGGATCTGGGCAATTACTACCACACTTTTATCGATATCCGTTCCCGCAAGAGCAGTAGGACACGGTTCTTGGAACGGCTCATCGAGATGCTCAACCAGCGGATGGAATCCCTGGAAGAATAG